The following proteins come from a genomic window of Lachnoclostridium phytofermentans ISDg:
- a CDS encoding sensor histidine kinase: protein MNNITIFKSLAILLIVLIVLLAIYLLWKQKLMIYLKQEDELRLYKLYVKPLEEFIKEIRARQHEFDNHLNALLSMHLTIDNYEELVKSQAEYIRELISLPEHNYQGLLKISNKVLAGFLYSKIIASPPNVQVELIVGSKDIFTNVPEMDAVEVLGTLIDNAFEACGKEEGNVKIYLTSEDDRLIFIIKNRHEKIPINELSRFFERGYSTKNTKESQGYGLYNANRIMKHWGGDIYVENEIILGENYVSFHVEF from the coding sequence ATGAATAATATTACAATATTTAAATCACTGGCCATTCTATTGATCGTATTGATTGTTCTTTTAGCTATATATCTATTATGGAAGCAAAAGTTAATGATTTATCTAAAACAGGAAGATGAACTGCGGTTGTATAAATTATATGTAAAGCCTTTGGAGGAATTTATTAAAGAAATACGAGCAAGGCAGCATGAGTTTGACAACCACTTAAATGCCCTCCTAAGTATGCATTTAACCATAGATAATTATGAGGAGCTTGTCAAATCACAGGCAGAGTATATTAGGGAGCTTATATCCTTACCAGAACATAATTATCAAGGGTTGCTAAAAATCAGTAACAAAGTGTTAGCGGGGTTTTTGTATAGTAAAATTATAGCTTCACCCCCGAATGTTCAAGTTGAATTGATTGTGGGGAGCAAAGATATCTTTACGAATGTGCCGGAGATGGATGCAGTAGAAGTACTTGGAACTTTGATTGATAATGCTTTTGAAGCTTGTGGTAAAGAAGAAGGAAACGTAAAAATCTATCTAACCTCCGAGGATGACCGCTTAATTTTTATCATTAAGAACCGCCATGAAAAGATTCCAATCAATGAACTATCTAGATTTTTTGAGCGTGGTTACTCTACAAAAAATACGAAGGAGAGTCAAGGATATGGTTTATATAATGCAAATCGCATTATGAAGCATTGGGGCGGGGATATCTATGTGGAGAATGAAATAATTCTTGGAGAAAATTATGTTAGCTTCCATGTTGAGTTCTAA
- a CDS encoding putative bifunctional diguanylate cyclase/phosphodiesterase, with protein sequence MGKSRLLQIVLSAMNTTSTDTELILMNTTADTTVNQIDIGSGRNLLYILLVTIVVFLIFFLLLFVNIRKRTKAEKAAINVNQKLKESNKELEKALSEVTATKDALHSKYEELKKSKEIVKRMAYSDYLTSLPNRLAFVELLDGIMATIRQNEIVGILDIDIDNFKDINDTLGHSYGDEMLIDVMHRLEELIKENDYLSRIGGDEFAILIQNLTDLSELEERILEVQQIFATPFRVATREFFITVSIGVAIAPKDGKTTQSLVKNMNSAMYEAKERGKNNFCYYDDSINLKMMQKLEMQSELRKAIEENQFVVYYQPQINLVNDRVVGFEALARWQHPEKGIIAPIDFIPLAEDNGMIVAIGKKMLYESCMQLRSLQESGYRDIVIAVNLSARQFKDKDFLPMVYEILEETKADARGLEFEITETVALDDLEFSISTISKLKEIGITFALDDFGTGYSSLNYLKRLPVNNLKIDKSFLDTILENNSDQKIVHTMIDLAKHLNIEVIAEGVELSEQEKFLKEINCGKAQGYYYGKPVPKEIAFEILKKLNSENS encoded by the coding sequence ATGGGAAAAAGCAGATTGCTTCAAATTGTATTATCAGCGATGAATACAACTTCTACAGATACCGAACTTATTTTAATGAATACAACTGCAGATACGACCGTTAATCAGATAGACATTGGGTCTGGGCGGAATTTATTATATATTTTACTTGTGACAATTGTGGTGTTTTTGATTTTTTTTCTTTTATTGTTTGTGAATATAAGGAAGCGAACCAAGGCAGAGAAAGCTGCTATTAATGTAAATCAGAAACTAAAAGAGAGCAATAAAGAATTAGAAAAGGCATTATCAGAGGTTACTGCAACCAAAGATGCATTACATAGTAAATATGAAGAACTGAAAAAGAGTAAAGAAATCGTGAAACGTATGGCGTATTCCGATTATTTGACATCGCTGCCAAATCGGCTTGCATTTGTTGAACTATTGGATGGTATCATGGCGACAATACGTCAGAATGAAATCGTTGGAATCTTAGATATCGATATTGATAATTTTAAAGACATCAATGATACGTTAGGCCACTCCTATGGCGATGAGATGTTAATTGATGTGATGCATCGCTTAGAAGAACTCATCAAAGAAAATGATTATTTATCAAGAATCGGTGGAGATGAGTTTGCAATATTAATTCAGAATCTAACAGATTTATCAGAGTTAGAAGAAAGAATTTTGGAAGTACAGCAAATTTTTGCAACACCATTTCGAGTTGCAACGAGAGAATTTTTTATTACGGTCAGTATCGGAGTTGCGATTGCGCCAAAGGATGGTAAGACAACACAAAGCCTTGTAAAGAATATGAATTCTGCTATGTACGAAGCAAAAGAACGTGGAAAAAATAATTTCTGTTATTATGATGATTCAATTAATCTTAAGATGATGCAGAAGTTAGAGATGCAATCAGAACTTCGTAAGGCAATCGAAGAGAATCAATTTGTTGTATATTATCAGCCGCAGATTAATCTGGTAAATGACCGTGTGGTTGGATTCGAAGCATTAGCCCGTTGGCAACATCCAGAGAAGGGAATTATTGCACCAATTGATTTTATTCCACTTGCTGAAGATAATGGAATGATAGTTGCAATTGGAAAGAAGATGCTTTATGAGTCTTGTATGCAGCTGCGTTCGCTCCAAGAGAGTGGTTATCGTGATATCGTGATTGCTGTGAATTTGTCAGCGAGACAATTTAAGGACAAAGATTTTCTCCCTATGGTATATGAAATACTGGAGGAGACGAAAGCAGATGCAAGAGGTTTGGAATTTGAAATTACAGAGACCGTTGCGTTAGATGATCTGGAATTTTCAATTTCTACGATATCAAAACTTAAGGAAATCGGTATTACTTTCGCATTAGATGATTTCGGGACAGGATACTCTTCTTTAAATTACCTAAAGCGATTACCAGTGAATAATTTAAAAATTGACAAAAGCTTTTTAGATACGATATTAGAGAATAATTCTGATCAAAAGATTGTTCATACGATGATTGATCTAGCAAAACATTTAAATATTGAAGTGATTGCAGAAGGTGTGGAATTATCGGAACAAGAAAAATTCTTAAAAGAAATCAACTGTGGAAAAGCGCAAGGATATTACTACGGTAAGCCTGTACCTAAAGAAATAGCATTTGAGATACTGAAGAAATTAAATAGCGAAAATTCGTAG
- a CDS encoding sulfide/dihydroorotate dehydrogenase-like FAD/NAD-binding protein, which translates to MYKITKKVLLASNIYLMDVEAPRVAKSCYPGQFVIVKMDEKGERIPLTICDYDREEGTVSIVFQAVGPSTQMMAKYEVGEYFRDFTGPLGCKSELIDEPVEELKEKKILFVAGGVGTAPVYPQVKWMKSIGCNVDCIIGARSNDFIILEDQMKEVAANVYVATDDGSYGFKGNVNDMIKELVQNQGKSYDLVIAIGPIIMMKFVCLLTKELGIKTVVSMNPIMVDGTGMCGACRITVGGQVKFACVDGPEFDGHLVDFDEAMKRSQMYKTKEGRKELREKEGDTHHGGCGYCGSEE; encoded by the coding sequence ATGTACAAGATTACTAAAAAAGTGCTTCTAGCTTCCAACATCTATTTAATGGATGTAGAAGCTCCACGTGTTGCTAAGAGCTGCTATCCAGGTCAATTTGTGATTGTTAAGATGGATGAAAAAGGAGAAAGAATTCCACTAACCATTTGCGACTATGATAGGGAAGAAGGAACTGTTTCCATCGTATTTCAGGCGGTAGGTCCATCAACTCAGATGATGGCTAAGTACGAGGTTGGTGAATACTTTAGAGATTTTACAGGCCCACTTGGTTGTAAGTCTGAATTAATTGACGAACCAGTTGAGGAGTTAAAAGAAAAGAAGATTCTCTTTGTTGCCGGTGGTGTAGGTACTGCTCCGGTTTATCCGCAGGTAAAGTGGATGAAGAGTATTGGATGTAATGTAGATTGCATTATTGGTGCACGTAGCAATGATTTCATCATCTTAGAAGATCAGATGAAGGAAGTTGCAGCAAATGTATATGTAGCAACAGATGATGGCTCCTATGGGTTTAAGGGAAATGTAAATGATATGATCAAAGAGTTAGTACAAAATCAAGGAAAATCATACGATCTTGTCATTGCAATCGGCCCAATCATCATGATGAAATTCGTTTGCCTATTAACGAAAGAACTAGGAATTAAGACTGTTGTCAGTATGAATCCTATTATGGTAGATGGTACTGGTATGTGTGGCGCATGCCGAATTACGGTTGGTGGTCAGGTAAAGTTTGCTTGTGTTGACGGCCCTGAGTTTGATGGTCATTTGGTTGACTTTGACGAAGCAATGAAGAGATCGCAGATGTATAAGACCAAGGAAGGAAGAAAAGAGCTTCGTGAAAAAGAAGGCGATACTCATCATGGCGGATGCGGATACTGCGGCAGCGAGGAATAG
- a CDS encoding LytR/AlgR family response regulator transcription factor, whose protein sequence is MTSVLILEDCKQNAEALGAIIKESKLDLHALFAYTYDEAIRILKSEVKIALFLLDINLDAFEKENKQGILFAKKIREIPFYAFTPIVFITSIAELELISYRETQCYSYLVKPYEKNQVLELLSKLAMEKTPMKREQLTVKKAGVNYRIHIEDIICIEAIPRGVSLYLKEEILDIKYLTIRQLLEKLPSEQFLQCHRMFVVNTDYIDYVDTVNQLIKLKGIHKTIEIGITYKSNMRRWMNE, encoded by the coding sequence ATGACCAGTGTACTAATCTTAGAGGATTGTAAGCAAAATGCAGAGGCGTTGGGAGCAATCATAAAAGAGAGTAAGCTGGACTTACATGCTCTTTTTGCATACACTTACGATGAAGCAATTAGAATACTAAAAAGTGAAGTTAAAATAGCATTATTTCTTTTGGATATTAACCTAGATGCATTTGAGAAAGAGAATAAACAAGGAATTTTATTTGCTAAAAAAATAAGAGAGATACCATTCTATGCGTTTACACCGATTGTTTTTATCACATCAATAGCAGAGCTAGAATTAATATCTTACCGTGAGACTCAATGTTATTCATACTTGGTTAAACCATATGAAAAGAATCAGGTACTCGAACTTTTATCAAAATTAGCGATGGAAAAAACCCCGATGAAAAGAGAGCAATTAACCGTCAAAAAGGCTGGAGTTAATTACCGAATTCACATTGAAGATATCATCTGTATTGAGGCGATTCCAAGAGGAGTGAGTCTTTACTTAAAAGAGGAGATATTAGATATTAAGTATTTAACGATAAGACAACTGTTAGAGAAGCTTCCAAGTGAGCAGTTTCTTCAATGTCATCGTATGTTTGTTGTAAACACCGATTATATTGACTACGTGGATACTGTAAATCAATTGATAAAGCTAAAGGGCATTCATAAAACAATAGAGATAGGGATTACCTATAAAAGTAATATGAGGAGATGGATGAATGAATAA
- a CDS encoding NfeD family protein, which translates to MVSLCWLIVLALLLAIEIATLGLTTVWFAGGALIGFIASLLGVDFWIQMILFILVSLLLLFFTRPVAVKHLNKSRVKTNYEGLIGKVVKITQQVDNDNQTGEALVNGQEWTVRSETDGVIYEPGTKVRIVNIVGVKLIVTEYREEN; encoded by the coding sequence ATGGTATCATTATGTTGGCTTATCGTTTTAGCCTTATTGCTTGCCATAGAAATTGCGACCCTTGGACTGACTACCGTTTGGTTTGCTGGTGGTGCTCTTATAGGTTTCATTGCATCATTGCTCGGAGTGGACTTCTGGATTCAGATGATTCTATTTATACTGGTATCTCTACTGCTTTTATTTTTTACAAGACCAGTTGCAGTCAAACATCTGAATAAAAGCCGAGTGAAAACGAATTATGAGGGACTCATTGGAAAAGTTGTTAAAATAACACAACAGGTTGACAATGACAATCAAACAGGGGAAGCATTAGTCAATGGCCAAGAATGGACCGTACGTTCTGAAACAGATGGTGTTATCTATGAACCAGGAACGAAGGTTAGAATTGTTAATATTGTTGGTGTGAAACTAATTGTAACAGAATATAGGGAGGAGAATTAA
- the asnB gene encoding asparagine synthase (glutamine-hydrolyzing) has protein sequence MCGIAGFYHPRQNYLEKESYYKTILNCMTKRLYHRGPDEQGIYLNEHIGLAHARLSIIDLVSGGQPMLRSFGERTYVIVYNGEIYNAEELKKELQQQGMSFQTTCDTEVILLGFIANGPDFVKKLNGIFAYAIIDVAKNSLYLFRDQAGVKPLFYTLYEDTLIFSSEIKGLFEYPGFTPKVTSEGLNEIFSIGPAKTPGCGVFDKVKEVLPGEMVCYNQSGFTKELYWKLVSKPHEDSYEETMERTGFLVTDAIRRQMVSDVPICTFLSGGIDSSIVTAVCANELKKKNKQLDTFSFDFVNNEEFFKANKFQPSRDLPYALKMAEHFNTNHHLLECDNVMLAKRLHDSVLARDLPAMADIDSSILHFCSLVKQYDKVALTGECADEIFGGYPWFHSEEAKKSHSFPWSRDLSARKQLLKDEFLQCLHMDEYVQNAYETTVSETPYLAEDSEDERRLREISYLNLKWFMQTLLDRMDRTSMYSGLEARVPFADIRIIEYLWNVPFSMKAPDGIVKGLLRMSCSGLLPDDILWRKKSPYPKTYDPGYESLVATQLLEVMNDSSSPIVSFIDKKKLDSFLHTPSDYGKPWYGQLMAGPQTLAYLLMINDWLETYHIETVI, from the coding sequence ATGTGCGGAATTGCTGGTTTCTATCATCCTAGACAAAACTACTTAGAGAAAGAATCCTACTATAAAACAATTTTAAATTGCATGACCAAACGTCTTTATCATCGCGGTCCGGACGAACAGGGAATCTATCTGAATGAACACATAGGCTTGGCTCATGCGCGTCTATCCATCATTGACTTGGTTTCAGGCGGACAGCCAATGCTACGCTCTTTTGGAGAAAGGACGTACGTCATCGTATACAATGGCGAAATATATAATGCAGAGGAATTAAAAAAAGAGTTGCAACAACAAGGCATGAGTTTTCAAACGACTTGTGATACTGAAGTCATACTACTTGGTTTTATTGCTAATGGACCTGATTTCGTAAAAAAACTGAATGGTATCTTTGCTTATGCAATCATTGATGTTGCAAAGAATTCCCTCTATCTCTTCCGCGATCAAGCTGGGGTAAAACCTTTATTCTATACTTTATATGAGGATACCTTAATCTTTTCCTCTGAGATAAAAGGATTGTTTGAGTACCCAGGATTTACACCGAAAGTTACGAGCGAAGGGTTAAATGAAATATTCTCAATCGGTCCTGCCAAAACCCCTGGATGCGGTGTTTTTGATAAGGTCAAGGAAGTTTTACCAGGGGAAATGGTTTGCTATAACCAAAGTGGTTTTACGAAAGAACTCTATTGGAAACTGGTGAGCAAGCCACACGAGGATTCTTATGAAGAAACCATGGAACGAACTGGGTTCCTAGTTACGGATGCGATACGCCGCCAGATGGTCAGTGATGTTCCAATCTGTACCTTTCTCTCAGGTGGGATAGACTCTAGTATTGTAACTGCAGTTTGTGCAAATGAATTAAAGAAAAAGAATAAGCAACTTGACACCTTTTCCTTTGACTTCGTGAACAATGAAGAATTTTTTAAAGCTAATAAATTTCAGCCATCAAGAGATCTGCCTTATGCACTGAAAATGGCGGAGCATTTTAACACCAATCATCATCTTCTAGAATGTGATAATGTTATGTTAGCGAAGCGACTACATGATTCCGTACTTGCAAGAGATTTGCCAGCTATGGCGGATATCGATTCCTCTATCCTACATTTTTGTTCTCTCGTCAAACAATATGATAAAGTAGCTCTGACAGGGGAATGCGCAGATGAAATCTTTGGAGGCTATCCTTGGTTTCATAGTGAGGAGGCCAAAAAATCTCATTCCTTTCCTTGGTCAAGAGACCTAAGTGCAAGAAAGCAGTTATTAAAGGATGAATTTCTTCAGTGTCTTCATATGGACGAATATGTTCAGAATGCGTATGAAACAACAGTGAGTGAAACACCTTATCTCGCAGAAGATTCCGAGGACGAAAGAAGACTTAGAGAAATCTCTTATCTGAATCTTAAGTGGTTTATGCAAACCTTATTAGATCGTATGGATCGAACCAGTATGTATAGTGGATTGGAAGCTAGAGTACCTTTTGCAGACATAAGAATCATTGAGTATCTATGGAATGTTCCATTTTCTATGAAAGCTCCGGATGGCATCGTAAAAGGGTTATTAAGAATGAGTTGTAGCGGTTTGTTACCCGATGATATTCTCTGGCGAAAGAAATCTCCTTATCCAAAAACCTATGATCCAGGATATGAATCCTTAGTTGCTACACAATTATTAGAAGTAATGAATGATAGTTCTTCACCAATCGTTTCATTTATTGATAAGAAAAAACTGGATTCCTTCCTTCATACTCCATCTGATTATGGGAAACCATGGTATGGCCAACTTATGGCTGGTCCGCAAACACTAGCATACCTCTTAATGATAAATGATTGGTTAGAAACTTATCATATTGAAACAGTAATATAA
- the gltA gene encoding NADPH-dependent glutamate synthase, translated as MDVLKRVPVREQEPSVRAKNFEEVCLGYNKEEAMLEATRCLKCKNPKCVLGCPVSIDIPGFIKEVEAGNIEEAYRVISTYSALPAVCGRVCPQESQCEALCIRGIKGDPVSIGKLERFVADWSRENGIKPEPPKEKKGKKVAVIGSGPAGLTCAGDLAKLGYDVTIFEALHEPGGVLVYGIPEFRLPKSTVVATEIENVKALGVKIETNVVIGKSTTIDELFNEESFDAVFIGSGAGLPKFMGIPGENANGVFSANEYLTRSNLMKAFDESYDTPIVSSKKVAVVGGGNVAMDAARTALRLGAEVHIVYRRSEEELPARVEEVHHAKEEGIIFDLLTNPTEILVDETGWVKGMRCVKMELGEPDASGRRRPVEVPDSEFVLELDTVIMSLGTSPNPLISSTTEGLKINSHKCIIAEETDGKTTKEGVYAGGDAVTGAATVILAMGAGKAAAKGIDEFLS; from the coding sequence ATGGACGTATTAAAAAGAGTACCGGTAAGAGAGCAAGAACCTAGTGTCAGAGCGAAAAACTTTGAGGAGGTTTGTCTTGGATATAATAAAGAAGAGGCTATGCTTGAGGCAACGAGATGTTTAAAATGTAAGAACCCAAAGTGTGTTTTAGGATGTCCAGTTAGCATTGACATTCCTGGCTTTATTAAAGAGGTGGAAGCTGGTAACATTGAAGAAGCTTATCGAGTAATCAGCACATATTCTGCATTACCTGCAGTTTGTGGCCGTGTTTGTCCTCAGGAATCCCAGTGTGAAGCTTTATGTATTCGTGGCATTAAGGGAGACCCAGTATCCATTGGTAAATTAGAACGTTTCGTTGCAGATTGGTCAAGAGAAAATGGAATTAAACCGGAACCTCCAAAGGAGAAGAAGGGTAAGAAAGTAGCGGTAATTGGTTCTGGCCCTGCTGGTTTAACCTGTGCTGGTGATCTTGCAAAACTTGGCTATGACGTAACTATTTTTGAAGCACTTCATGAGCCAGGCGGTGTTTTGGTATATGGTATTCCAGAGTTTCGTTTGCCAAAATCAACTGTAGTAGCGACAGAAATTGAGAATGTTAAAGCTCTTGGTGTTAAAATCGAAACAAACGTAGTAATTGGAAAATCAACCACGATTGATGAATTATTTAATGAGGAAAGCTTTGATGCTGTATTCATTGGTTCTGGTGCTGGTCTGCCAAAATTCATGGGTATTCCTGGTGAGAATGCAAATGGTGTATTCTCAGCAAATGAATACTTAACAAGAAGCAATTTGATGAAGGCGTTTGATGAATCCTATGATACACCAATTGTCTCCAGTAAAAAGGTAGCAGTTGTTGGCGGTGGTAATGTTGCAATGGATGCTGCAAGAACTGCATTACGTCTTGGGGCAGAGGTTCACATTGTTTATCGTCGTAGTGAAGAAGAACTTCCAGCAAGAGTAGAAGAAGTACATCATGCAAAAGAAGAAGGAATCATATTCGATTTATTAACAAATCCAACAGAAATTCTTGTAGATGAGACTGGATGGGTGAAAGGAATGCGCTGTGTAAAGATGGAACTTGGCGAGCCAGATGCATCCGGAAGAAGAAGACCAGTAGAGGTACCAGATTCTGAATTCGTATTAGAGCTTGATACTGTTATTATGTCTTTAGGAACAAGTCCTAATCCACTCATTTCTTCTACAACCGAAGGTCTTAAGATTAATTCTCATAAATGTATTATCGCAGAAGAAACTGACGGCAAGACCACAAAAGAAGGTGTATATGCCGGTGGTGATGCTGTAACAGGAGCTGCAACTGTTATCCTAGCAATGGGAGCAGGTAAGGCGGCAGCGAAAGGAATTGATGAATTTTTATCATAA
- a CDS encoding SPFH domain-containing protein, with translation MGNAQIYLLIGLGIIILLVLASCVKIVPQAYAYVVERLGGYQGTWSVGVHLKVPLIDKIARKVVLKEQVADFAPQPVITKDNVTMRIDTVVFFQITDPKLFAYGVENPMMAIENLTATTLRNIIGDLELDETLTSREIINTKMRVSLDAATDPWGIKVTRVELKNIIPPAAIQDAMEKQMKAERERRESILIAEGQKKSAILVAEGKKESVILEAEADKESQILRAEAKKEATIREAEGQAEAIVAIQKANADGIRMLNEANPGKGVIQLKSLEAFAKAADGKATKIIIPSEIQGMAGLVKSLTEVGAKDEL, from the coding sequence ATGGGTAATGCACAGATTTACCTTTTAATAGGGCTAGGAATCATTATTTTATTAGTATTAGCATCTTGCGTAAAGATCGTACCTCAAGCGTATGCCTATGTAGTAGAACGTCTTGGTGGATATCAAGGAACATGGAGTGTTGGTGTACACTTAAAAGTTCCACTAATTGATAAAATCGCAAGAAAAGTTGTTTTAAAAGAGCAGGTTGCCGATTTTGCACCGCAGCCAGTTATTACAAAAGATAACGTAACAATGAGAATCGATACCGTAGTATTTTTCCAAATTACTGATCCAAAGTTATTTGCATACGGTGTTGAAAATCCGATGATGGCAATTGAAAACTTAACAGCAACAACACTTCGTAATATTATCGGTGACTTGGAATTGGATGAAACATTAACCTCACGTGAAATTATTAATACGAAGATGAGGGTATCTCTTGATGCGGCTACTGACCCATGGGGGATAAAAGTAACTCGTGTTGAGTTAAAGAATATCATTCCTCCAGCTGCAATTCAGGATGCAATGGAGAAACAGATGAAGGCAGAGCGTGAACGTCGTGAGTCTATTTTAATTGCAGAAGGTCAGAAAAAGTCCGCAATTCTTGTAGCGGAAGGAAAGAAAGAATCTGTAATCCTAGAGGCTGAAGCTGATAAAGAATCTCAGATTTTACGCGCGGAAGCTAAGAAAGAAGCTACTATTCGCGAAGCAGAAGGTCAAGCAGAAGCTATCGTAGCAATTCAAAAAGCAAATGCAGATGGTATTCGTATGTTAAATGAAGCTAATCCAGGGAAGGGTGTTATTCAATTAAAGAGTTTAGAAGCATTTGCAAAAGCTGCAGATGGTAAGGCTACAAAGATTATTATTCCATCCGAAATTCAAGGAATGGCAGGACTTGTTAAGAGCCTTACTGAGGTTGGTGCGAAAGACGAACTGTAA